Genomic DNA from Apis mellifera strain DH4 linkage group LG6, Amel_HAv3.1, whole genome shotgun sequence:
tgtAGCAATCACTTTTCCAGAAGCAGTatgtattaattcaattaatacttCATATATTGCTGGGCCATGTATGCTACCATAGACTCCATAGCCAATAAGAAATATGCGTCGATCAACactaaatctaataaaaaaaaaaaattatattatataaaatattataaacatggaactttttacattttatcttCACAATCACCTTATACGGTCACTTGTTCCATTATATCCCCACCCACTTTTAGTATGTTGAAATCTACATACAGTTTGTTCTTTACCAGTCATACAACAACGTGGCATTGTTTGAAATCCTACTACTGGTTTtggatttaatataaagtatgaaaacaaagaaagaacctaaaatatatgatttctgaataaataattttataaatatacatataagatatatactgaataatacaattaatactaAAACCTCTGAATAATTAAGAAGTCCAGATTGTGCTGGACCAGCTGTAAATTCTTCCTTTGACATCAAAGGAAAACGAATCAATGAAAAAGCATTACCCAAGACAAAACGTTGGTTTTCTGGAGTAACTGGTAAACGATGTCTTATACATTCTGCTTCTGACCATctgtttgaaatgaaaaatgaattatacatatataagttaaatattatgtattttttatatataatattcatatataaaattcatatattttatatattttatatatttcatgaaaaataatatcatattaaaatattatatttatataccttAGAACtgcttgaaatattttagattctcTAACACGAAGAGTGTCTCTTtccaaaacaattttcaatgtatcaatatcaatatctgTGAATCCATCAGCATTCAAAGCTTCTGTAGTAAATCTGTCTATAGTATCCAAACATACTGCAGCCAATTGTGGCTCATCAAAAAGACGAGCTTGtgttagaagaagaaaggcaTTATCActggttaaattatttttcaaataatccaCACAATGTTTTTCTAAAGCAGACACTGCATATTTTTTAGCTGTATATAATGTTGTCATTACAGTTTCTGGATCTATTTGTATTTCatctgtatataaaaaaagaagtactGCCAAAAAAGCAGCAGGTTCTACATCAGGTACTTCTATTTCTGAAGAAGCTGTAGCAAGTGTTCCATTAAACATTGCATCAAAAACTGCACTTCCAGAAGACAAGACTAGTTTATGAGCTGGT
This window encodes:
- the LOC413971 gene encoding BTB/POZ domain-containing protein 1 isoform X2, with the translated sequence MKKSNTSKNIVFDCVKMSSEASLSDVPTVVSRLHNLRLGQEDGDELQQNVNFTISGDSSSEPVRNIQPISNVILSRARRALNFVCDEDQPTSSTARGESSPSNGDKPPTNVANTLHLEGRSQDTVALENTSTNGQATVAYNWQGTKATMRERIVFLFNNEILSDVSFIVGRGAQKQRIPAHKLVLSSGSAVFDAMFNGTLATASSEIEVPDVEPAAFLAVLLFLYTDEIQIDPETVMTTLYTAKKYAVSALEKHCVDYLKNNLTSDNAFLLLTQARLFDEPQLAAVCLDTIDRFTTEALNADGFTDIDIDTLKIVLERDTLRVRESKIFQAVLRWSEAECIRHRLPVTPENQRFVLGNAFSLIRFPLMSKEEFTAGPAQSGLLNYSEVLSLFSYFILNPKPVVGFQTMPRCCMTGKEQTVCRFQHTKSGWGYNGTSDRIRFSVDRRIFLIGYGVYGSIHGPAIYEVLIELIHTASGKVIATNSTNFSCDGSKYTYRLMFKELAEILPNTIYTASATFKGPYSHYGSKGLKTAMVDSDSGNGKVKFEFSIETGDNNGTSSDEGQIPELIFYT
- the LOC413971 gene encoding BTB/POZ domain-containing protein 1 isoform X1, yielding MKKSNTSKNIVFDCVKMSSEASLSDVPTVVSRLHNLRLGQEDGDELQQNVNFTISGDSSSEPVRNIQPISNVILSRARRALNFVCDEDQPTSSTARGESSPSNGDNRPPTNVANTLHLEGRSQDTVALENTSTNGQATVAYNWQGTKATMRERIVFLFNNEILSDVSFIVGRGAQKQRIPAHKLVLSSGSAVFDAMFNGTLATASSEIEVPDVEPAAFLAVLLFLYTDEIQIDPETVMTTLYTAKKYAVSALEKHCVDYLKNNLTSDNAFLLLTQARLFDEPQLAAVCLDTIDRFTTEALNADGFTDIDIDTLKIVLERDTLRVRESKIFQAVLRWSEAECIRHRLPVTPENQRFVLGNAFSLIRFPLMSKEEFTAGPAQSGLLNYSEVLSLFSYFILNPKPVVGFQTMPRCCMTGKEQTVCRFQHTKSGWGYNGTSDRIRFSVDRRIFLIGYGVYGSIHGPAIYEVLIELIHTASGKVIATNSTNFSCDGSKYTYRLMFKELAEILPNTIYTASATFKGPYSHYGSKGLKTAMVDSDSGNGKVKFEFSIETGDNNGTSSDEGQIPELIFYT